A region of the Silene latifolia isolate original U9 population chromosome 9, ASM4854445v1, whole genome shotgun sequence genome:
aaatgtgtccatgatccaaacccatattaatttgggcacggtgtggccgatgaaacccttatcaacatgaattcggtggatagacatttatcacccacttcccctacgtaacaaggtttgtaccccggtgtggccgagtgcactccctcgcgaaataggttttcatggtttctactaattggtaaggctatgtctcaattgattgttttagcgagaggtcacgtcaatttattatctatcacgttttaagtgaactaaagcggtgaactacgataattctaattgacacggtcgataaactcgataaaagaagatgcatgttttagttatggcgatttagcgatgcatgtgacataaaataaaatgcaagcataaaaataaataaatcctagtatggcctttcctaaaatagaaaaactatttaactattacatattcggaaaccaactccattggtcccttgaacttcggttgtggcacgcatctcgaggtaacaccgtctttatgtatcgccattcttgaagaaatccgtctttaggaactccggaatgaataaaattacatgataaattacataatttcctattatacatttgtaactaaaataaaataaatctattaaattacaaaacggtgatacgagatcacaataaaagtacaaccgaatcgatattcccatacatttcgggaaatatcaattaaaatctaaggccatactaagtaaaaattacataattcaaaattacataaattaaaattatgacaatcataaagaaaattcagcattacaatatgtatgaacatgttcaattttatgctaaatcgcctttaattagccaatatcgtatattactcggtttttacggatttgcgtgatttcaacattttataatcacaaaaattacataaattcatatttatgcataagttaattaccctaacctcttaggactcaaaatttagtcttcactaataatttgaccataattaactcatatttataaaattgttcattaatggactaaaaactacaaaaataagctataaacttcaaataaatcttcAAGCAATGGCTAGTTTAGCTTAATCTTCAAGCAATGGCTAGATctaagaaaaacaacaaaaatcctcaaaattcaacaaaatcacaTCAAAAAAACACGAAAAATTCACAAACAACAGTAGATATTAGTCTGAATTCTTCATCTAAGAAAGGAAAATCACATTACAGACAGTTACAATTTTCATCGCAGGAACTTGAAGATGACTTAGAGATGATACTTGAGGAGGAAGAAATTTATCATGATGAACCAGTTCCGCAAATTCCAGCAACAACAACTGACCGACCGATGATCCAAATTACTAAGGAGGATGTTGCCGGGGAGATACAGTTCTGGTCATCCTCTGTTTTCTGTTATGTGCTTGGTGCGAATCCTCCGAGTTCAGTACTCACTGGGTTTATCAACCGCGTATGGAAAGCTCAGGGtattgataaaatttctttcatgccTAATGGTATTTTCTTAGTCAGATTTAAGACTAAAGCACAACAACAATTTGTTCTGAATAATGGCCATTTACTTTTCGATAATAAGCCTGTTATTGTTAAGGAATGGACACAGGATACTGAGTTAATCAAGCATGATGTTAAACGAATTCCAATCTGGATGAAATTATATGGATTGGATGTCAAGTATTGGGGTCTAGAATGCCTGAAGAAATTAAGTGGAGTGGTAGGCAGTTTCATTAAGTGTGATGATGCTACCTTTCACAGGAATTTCTTAGGATTTGCTAGAATAATGATTGAGGTGGATGTTGGTCAAGAATTCCCTGATGTTATTACATTTCTTAATGAACATGGAGTGTCTAAGCAACTTAAGGTAGTATATGATTGGCTTCCTTTGAAGTGTACTGCTTGTAAGGGCTTAGGACATCTGGCTTAAAACTGTAGGAAGGGGATGACCAAACCTGTGAGTCGGAAAATCTGGAAACCTAAGGTAGTACCTGTGCAGCAGCAGCAGAAAGTTGTTCCCAAACCAGTACAGAAAGCATCTGTACAGGTTCCTGTGCAGGCTCCTCTACCTAGGACTCCCAATGCCACTGCAGTAGTTATGACTCCAGTTGTAGTGCCTACAATCCCACTGGTGGAGAGCTCCCTCCCTAGGAGATTCTTAACCAGGCTGATGAGGAATGATAGGGGTGAAAAGAGGACGTTTACACCAGGTGTCATAACACCAGGAGGAGTGTCTTTTATGGAATCCTTGTCTCAATCCTTGCAGAAAACAAGATTGGGGATAATTGAGAATAGAGTGTTTGAAAAAGGTGGTCCTAGCAAGCCTACTGTGGACAATGGATAGGTGTTGTGTATGGAATGTTAGAGGAATGAATAACCCTACAAAGCaacaagaaataaagagaagTTTACTATTAAATAAAGTGGGGTTATGTGGTTTGTTAGAAACTAAAATAAGAAGTGGTAATGGTAATAAAGTAAGGAATAATTTAGGTGATCATTGGGCTATTTGCACTAATAGTTCTCTTCATAAAGGTGGACGCATTTGGCTTTTATGGGAACCTACTGTCTATGATATTAATATCTTGGATGTTCAGATTCAGAGTATTCACTTTCAGGTGACTGACAAAATTAGAAGGACTAACTTCTGGATGACTGTTGTGTATGGTTTGAACAAAGCTGCTGAGAGGATTCCTCTATGGGATAGTTTAAGGAATTATCACAGTAGGGTTCAGGGTCCATGGATTGTTGCTGGGGATTTTAATTCTGTGATGGCAGCTAATGAAAGAATAGGTGGGGCTTCTATTTCTCATGCTGAGATTAGGCCTATGCTGCAGACTATTCAGGACTGTCAGCTTTCTGATCTTAGTGCGAAGGGGGCTTTCTTCACCTGGAACAACAAGCATGAGCATCAATCCAAAGTCTATAGCAGATTGGATAGGGTGTTCATCAATGATGACTGGATGGACAGCTTTTCTGATAGTTATGTTCACTTTTTACCCGAGGGCATGTTTGATCATTGCCCAGGCCTCATTTACCTTGAAGAAGAAAGGAAAAAGAAAGGGAGTTCGTTTAAGTATTATAATATGTGGTCCTTGGCCCCTAACTATCATGAGATTATTAAGACTGGTTGGCAACAATCAGTGAAGGGCACTCCTATGTTTAGAGTAGTCCAGAAGTTGAGAGGGCTAAAAGCTGGGTTAAAAGTGTTGAATAGAGACCATTTTGCTGACATTGAAAATCTTACCCATGTAGCTGAATTGTCTCTGAACCATTTCCAAAAATTGTTGGTTGATGATCCACTAAATGAGGAGTTATGTAACTCTGAAAGAGATTGTGCAAGGAGTTTAGAGGAATTATTGCAGGCCAGAGATCAGTTTCTGAGACAAAAAGCTAAGGGAGACTGGATGCAGCATGGAGATGATAATACGGCCTATTTTCATGCTAGCATTAAACATAGAAGGGCTAAAAATAGAGTGTATCAGGTTAAGGATGTCAATAATCATTTATGCTCTACCCCTGAAACCATCCAGAGAGCTTTTGAGGAGTATTATGAAACTATGCTGGGCTCCTCTAAATGTGTGAAACCTCTCAACCAGAGGATTGCTAAATTTGGGAATTGTTTGACTCCTGAACATTGTGCGTTACTGACTGCTCCTGTCACTGGGGAGGAAGTTAGGAGTGCTATGTTGAGCATTCCAGGAACAAAAGCCCCAGGCCCTGATGGGTATAGTAGTCAGTTTTTCATGGATAACTGGAATGTTGTGGGAGCTGATGTAATTACTGCTGTTCAGAGTGCATATCAGTCTGGGGAAGTTTTGAAACAGTGTAATGCAACCATCATTACTCTTATCCCAAAGGTTCCTATTCCTGAAAATGTTATGCAATTTAGGCCCATTGCCTGTTGCAACACCATATACAAATGCCTCTCTAAAGTGATATGCACTAGATTGGGGAAGGTACTACCTCATATTATCAACCCCTCTCAAAGTGCTTTTGTAAAAGGAAGGGATATTGTTGGGAATATTTTGATTTGCCAGGATTTGATTCGATTGTATAAGAGAAAGAGTTGCTCTCCTAGAATCTTGATGAAACTGGACCTACAAAAGGCCTATGATTCAGTGGAATGGGCTTTTgtagaggatatgttgagagccaCTGGTTTCCCTGATCAGTTTATCAAGCTCCTGGTTCATTGCTTCACCACTCCCTCCTTTACATTGTCTATTAATGGTGAAAGTTTTGGGTATTTTAAAGGCAAAAGAGGACTTAGACAGGGGGATCCCTTATCACCCCTGCTTTTCACTCTTTGCCTAGAATATCTTAGTAGAATTTTGTCAGTGATTCAAAAACATAGCAGCTTCAAATTTCACCCCCTCTGCAATAGAATCAAACTGTCCCACTTATGTTTTGCTGATGATCTTATCCTTTTCTGCAAAGGAGATAGAGCTTCTGTAGGGTTGATGCTCCATGCTTTTAAGATGTTCTCAAAATCTTCTGGTTTGTCCATGAATTGCAGTAAATCAAATTTTTATTACAATGGTATTGATACTCAGTTGGTAAATGATATTGAGAAAGCCACTGGTATGCAAAGAGGAACTGTCCCATTCAAATACTTGGGGGTGACAGTTTCTCAAAAACGTCTGTCTGTAATGGATTGCAATGCACTGGTGGATAAGATAGTTGAAAGGATCAGGAGCTTGGGTTCAAGAAAGCTTTCTTATGCTGGACGTTTGATCTTGATTAAGGCCGTGCTCAGTTCTTTGCACAGTTATTGGGCTAGGATTTTTATCCTCCCCAAAACTGTCATTGGCAAACTAGAGGCTATTTGCAGATCTTTCTTGTGGTATGGTAATGATAGCAAGGAAAGCCCAATGCTGGTTTCTTGGGAAACAGTGTGCAGAGCAAGAAAGCAGGGGGGCTTAGGGATCAGAGACTTTCATGCTTGGAATCTTGCGGCCATAGGTAAGTATGCTTGGTGGGTGGCTCAAAAGACTGATCACCTATGGGTCAAGTGGGTGCATGCCATCTACATCAAGAGTTCCAACTGGGAAGAGTATGAACCAGGAGCTAATAGTAGCTGGGCTTGGCGTAAAATATGTCAGGTCAAGCATTTACTCAAGGATTACATTTTCAGAGCAGGTATGGATCCTTATAACAGCAAGGTAGGGTATCAGTTGCTGAAACCAGACATGGACAAGGTGATGTGGTATCCTTGGGTGCTTAATAAGTGGATCATTCCTAAACAGGATTTCCTTTGTTGGTTAATTGCTCACAAGAGGTTAACAACTCAGGATAGGTTGTATAAAATGCACATTATTCAGAGCAATCTGTGTTTCCTGTGTGGATCACATGAAGAGTCTCATGAGCATTTATTCTTTTCTTGTGCCTTCAGTCAAAGATGCAGAGACTTAATTGCTAATTGGTGTCTGATTGAGTTGCCTTGTTCAGAAGTGATTAAATGGTGGGTTCAGAGGCGAGATCATAATGCTTGCAGGAAGAAGATTACAGCAGTGATTCTAGCCAGCATATTGTATAATATCTGGAATGTTCGAAATGTTAGCAGGGTGGAAGGCTTTGTCGTGGGACTGAATGTATTCTCGTAACGGTCAAGAATGAGGTGAAAATGCGCGTAGGACAGTTA
Encoded here:
- the LOC141601798 gene encoding uncharacterized protein LOC141601798, yielding MARSKKNNKNPQNSTKSHQKNTKNSQTTVDISLNSSSKKGKSHYRQLQFSSQELEDDLEMILEEEEIYHDEPVPQIPATTTDRPMIQITKEDVAGEIQFWSSSVFCYVLGANPPSSVLTGFINRVWKAQGIDKISFMPNGIFLVRFKTKAQQQFVLNNGHLLFDNKPVIVKEWTQDTELIKHDVKRIPIWMKLYGLDVKYWGLECLKKLSGVVGSFIKCDDATFHRNFLGFARIMIEVDVGQEFPDVITFLNEHGVSKQLKVVYDWLPLKCTACKGLGHLA